A part of Setaria viridis chromosome 8, Setaria_viridis_v4.0, whole genome shotgun sequence genomic DNA contains:
- the LOC117833276 gene encoding uncharacterized protein, protein MAAETEPAAAAASGLAGEMEVEAYRRLFPLAFLERHLGESVRPDARRLCEARPTTVALGAVSSAHGSALVRLGDTAMLASVKLEVMSPPAESPDEGSLAVEFHMPPICSPLVRPGRPVDVAPVISKALEDVLMSSGVLNLKQLCLISGKASWLAYLDIYCLNVDGSLFDAALISAVAAFTHLEIPLVSIGDDGRLFTVGGNEGKTKFELVNREKRKLTLGNIPFSLTCALHKDSILADPTSEEESVIETYVTVVVDSSDRIVSIQKLGGAVTSMEAIKECISLAKERRRKLREILTDSVEAMEVDQTE, encoded by the exons ATGGCGGCGGAGACcgaaccggcggcggccgcggccagcgGGCTCGCCGGGGAGATGGAGGTAGAGGCGTACCGCCGCCTCTTCCCGCTGGCCTTTCTGGAGCGTCACCTCGGCGAATCCGTCCGCCCCGATGCCCGACGCCTCTGCGAGGCCCGCCCCACCACCGTCGCCCTCGGCGCCGTCTCCTCCGCGCATGGCTCCGCTCTCGTTCGCCTTGGCGACACC GCCATGCTCGCGTCGGTCAAGCTTGAGGTTATGTCGCCCCCAGCCGAATCCCCAGATGAAGGATCCCTCG CTGTTGAGTTCCATATGCCACCCATCTGCTCCCCGCTGGTCAGGCCAGGCCGGCCTGTTGATGTGGCACCGGTTATCTCCAAGGCCCTTGAGGACGTTCTCATGAG TTCTGGAGTGTTGAATTTGAAGCAGCTCTGTTTGATCAGTGGGAAGGCATCTTGGCTAGCATATCTG GATATCTATTGTTTGAATGTTGATGGGTCTCTGTTTGACGCTGCACTGATTTCAGCAGTGGCTGCCTTCACACATT TGGAGATTCCTTTAGTTTCTATTGGTGATGATGGTAGACTATTCACTGTTGGAGGCAATGAAGGAAAGACAAAATTCGAATTGGTAAACAGAGAAAAGAGGAAGCTTACACTTGGCAACATTCCATTTTCCCTTACATGTGCACTTCACAAGGATAGTATTCTGGCGGACCCAACTTCTGAAGAGGAATCAGTAATAGAGACCTATGTGACTGTTGTTGTAGATTCTTCAGACCGCATAGTGTCAATACAAAAACTTGGAGGTGCAGTGACTTCCATGGAAGCTATTAAG GAGTGCATTAGCTTGGCGAAAGAAAGGAGGCGGAAGTTAAGAGAGATTCTGACAGACTCAGTTGAAGCCATGGAAGTCGACCAAACTGAATAA
- the LOC140223575 gene encoding dolichol-phosphate mannose synthase subunit 2, with protein MELGDKAVGFLLTLTSLSIFTYYTFWVIILPFVDSDHFVHKYFLPQEYAILIPVIAGVVLLSFLSVFVGLVMLKSKKKKKTN; from the exons ATGGAACTGGGTGATAAGGCAGTTGGTTTTCTGCTGACGCTAACTAGCTTATCCATCTTCACCTACTATACATTCTGGGTCATTATCTTG CCATTCGTCGACAGCGACCACTTTGTCCACAAGTACTTCCTGCCTCAAGAGTATGCGATTTTAATACCAGTGATTGCTGGCGtggttcttctttctttcttgagcGTCTTTGTGGGTCTCGTGATGCtcaaatcaaagaaaaagaagaagaccaaTTGA